The genomic segment AGCTATGTAAAAACCCGCTGAAGGCTTGCCTGTATATCTTGTCAGTCGGAACGGAACAATTCACAGTATGTGACTCATTTCGTTAGATGGTGAGTGAGCGTTTGTCCTGAGTGGCAGCCGCGTTCCTGAGGTTTGGCATATTTACCTTCAGGCAACTccggcgagacagagatgaGGGCCTCCATTGCGAAGCATCAGGGCGAACCTTGTCCAACTGTTGAGGAGATTCGAGACTTCATTGGCGTGCTGTACGAGGCGGCGGAATACTCTCCAGAATGCAATGTCCTTGCCCTCCTCTTCATAAACCGTCTGATCGCTTTCTCCGGAATGCCTCTTCGCGCTTCGAACTGGAGGCCGCTCGTCTTTACAGCTTTAATAGTCGCTCAGGTGCGTCATTTTTAATTCAGCGGCTAAGCGAAGAAGCCACGTGTAGCGATGAAACTGCTGGTTAGAAGTTGGACATGTTGCAGGCGCGAGTTTTTGTGTGTGCAGAAAGTGTGGGACGACCAAGTGCTAACGAACGCGTCGTTCGCGTATCTGTATCCGTTTTTTACCGTTGAAGAAGTGAACAAAATGGAGGCAGCGTTTCTTTCATTGCTCCATTTTGAGGTCGTCGTCAAGCCGTCAACATACGCAAAGTACTACTTTGAGCTGCGCTCAATGCTGCAGGTACGACACCGCTTTTGCAGTTTTAGGTGTTTCAAGGAATATTTTGTGGGGATTATGAGACGGTGAGGAGCATCCTGCCACGCACGAGTGTGACAGCGCTCAGGGCACGCCCACGGTATGGTATGCTGTCAGGTGTCCGAGATGGGCGGTCAGTAGTACGCTGTTGGCAGTTTC from the Toxoplasma gondii ME49 chromosome IX, whole genome shotgun sequence genome contains:
- a CDS encoding cyclin, N-terminal domain-containing protein (encoded by transcript TGME49_266900); translation: MAEDSVPPLPASGDRLSMTDNSNWMLTSTVSQPNVQKMITAVAAILQDQISVDMEKRAVEEKPEWRVFDEDAYCDSNSGETEMRASIAKHQGEPCPTVEEIRDFIGVLYEAAEYSPECNVLALLFINRLIAFSGMPLRASNWRPLVFTALIVAQKVWDDQVLTNASFAYLYPFFTVEEVNKMEAAFLSLLHFEVVVKPSTYAKYYFELRSMLQDPTSQEPALPPISACIKQQLEEKSARFQRAACSKFTDWKAETMS